One genomic window of Verrucomicrobiia bacterium includes the following:
- the ubiE gene encoding bifunctional demethylmenaquinone methyltransferase/2-methoxy-6-polyprenyl-1,4-benzoquinol methylase UbiE: MANAFYDAGEQRAAKVNDLFAVIARRYDFINDLQSFGLHRRWKNRLAKLAHIRPGNTALDVCCGTGDIAARLARAGATVTGLDFSAPMLEVARERNAKTTAGGAAAPKFLQGDAMQLPFSDASFDVVTVGYGLRNLARWQTGLAEMLRVAKPGGRVLVLDFGKPDNALWRALYFSYLRVFVPLLGLLFCGNASAYAYILESLKHYPAQNGVAAHMRELGLNHVRIVNLLGGMMSINYGEKRAG, translated from the coding sequence ATGGCGAACGCCTTTTATGATGCCGGTGAACAGCGGGCGGCAAAGGTCAACGACCTCTTTGCCGTCATTGCCCGCCGTTACGATTTCATCAACGATCTGCAAAGCTTCGGCCTGCATCGTCGTTGGAAAAACCGGCTGGCGAAACTGGCACACATCCGGCCGGGCAACACGGCTTTGGATGTTTGCTGCGGGACAGGCGACATCGCCGCCCGCCTCGCCCGCGCCGGGGCAACCGTGACCGGGCTCGACTTCAGTGCTCCCATGCTGGAAGTCGCCCGCGAGCGGAACGCCAAAACGACGGCGGGCGGCGCCGCGGCGCCGAAGTTCCTTCAGGGTGATGCCATGCAACTGCCGTTCAGCGACGCGAGCTTCGACGTGGTCACGGTCGGTTACGGCCTGCGCAACCTCGCCCGCTGGCAAACCGGCCTGGCGGAAATGTTGCGGGTTGCCAAACCCGGCGGGCGGGTGCTGGTGCTCGATTTTGGCAAGCCCGACAACGCACTGTGGCGGGCGTTGTATTTCTCGTATCTGCGCGTGTTCGTTCCGCTGCTTGGGTTGTTGTTCTGCGGCAACGCGTCGGCCTACGCTTACATTCTGGAATCGTTGAAACATTATCCGGCCCAGAACGGCGTCGCGGCGCACATGCGCGAACTCGGCCTGAACCACGTCCGCATCGTCAATCTCCTCGGCGGCATGATGAGCATCAATTACGGCGAGAAACGCGCGGGTTGA
- a CDS encoding response regulator produces the protein MNAHRILVVDDNPVVLKALQLVLTSAGYSVFTALDGSETIRMVREAQPHLIVLDISFPPDVEHGGGVAWDGFRIMQWLQRIDESRGVPIVIITGEDPAEYQEKALALGATAFFTKPVDNEGLIEVIQQTLAQSGTAPASA, from the coding sequence ATGAACGCGCATAGAATCCTGGTGGTAGATGACAATCCAGTGGTGTTGAAGGCACTTCAACTGGTGCTCACCTCGGCGGGTTATTCGGTCTTCACGGCTTTGGATGGCAGCGAAACCATCCGGATGGTCCGCGAGGCGCAGCCGCACCTGATCGTGCTGGACATCAGTTTTCCGCCGGACGTGGAACACGGCGGCGGCGTCGCGTGGGACGGATTCCGCATCATGCAATGGCTTCAGCGCATTGACGAATCCCGCGGCGTTCCCATCGTCATCATCACCGGCGAAGACCCCGCCGAATATCAGGAAAAGGCCCTCGCGTTGGGTGCCACCGCCTTCTTCACCAAGCCCGTGGACAACGAGGGGTTGATCGAGGTGATACAACAAACGCTGGCGCAATCGGGCACCGCCCCGGCTTCCGCCTGA
- a CDS encoding DJ-1/PfpI family protein, which translates to MTTIPLDTHLTIGGLIYPDMDQCDFTGPFEALARVPNSHFLTIWKDKNPVRDLAGLQLSADTTIAEAPQLDVLLVPGGHGQEALMHDEKVLSFIRNQAAGARFVFSVCTGALLCGAAGLLQGKRATTHWTAMEVLPYFGATPCDERVVVDGKLITAGGVTSGIDGSLIVVSLLRGETVAQELQLYMAYDPHPPFQSGSPASAPASILRSVTQRAKPITEQRLDTARAYKQRLKQTYGQQPD; encoded by the coding sequence ATGACTACGATTCCTTTGGACACTCATCTTACCATCGGCGGCCTCATCTATCCGGACATGGATCAGTGCGATTTTACGGGTCCGTTTGAAGCCTTGGCACGCGTTCCGAACTCACACTTCCTGACCATCTGGAAGGATAAGAACCCGGTTCGGGATCTGGCCGGGTTACAATTGTCGGCCGACACCACCATTGCCGAAGCGCCGCAGCTTGATGTGCTATTGGTTCCGGGTGGTCATGGTCAGGAAGCACTCATGCACGATGAAAAAGTGCTTTCCTTCATCCGCAATCAGGCGGCTGGCGCAAGGTTTGTTTTTTCCGTTTGCACAGGTGCGCTGTTGTGCGGTGCAGCCGGCTTGCTACAAGGCAAACGGGCGACCACACACTGGACCGCCATGGAAGTTCTTCCCTATTTTGGTGCGACACCTTGCGATGAGCGCGTTGTCGTCGACGGAAAATTGATCACCGCTGGCGGCGTAACGTCGGGGATTGATGGCTCGCTCATCGTCGTGTCGCTGCTGCGCGGCGAAACCGTGGCGCAGGAACTGCAACTTTACATGGCGTATGATCCGCATCCGCCATTTCAATCGGGATCGCCCGCCAGCGCGCCTGCGTCAATTCTCCGCTCGGTGACTCAGCGAGCCAAACCCATCACTGAACAACGCCTCGACACTGCGCGTGCCTATAAACAACGCTTGAAGCAGACCTATGGGCAGCAACCGGATTGA